Genomic window (Drosophila willistoni isolate 14030-0811.24 chromosome 2L unlocalized genomic scaffold, UCI_dwil_1.1 Seg196, whole genome shotgun sequence):
CTGAAAGTTTGAATCGTCGTTCAAACGAGATTATTCATATCGAGCTTCAAAAAGTGCGCCTTTTTGGAGGTTATCCAAATCCcactattttttatttattatatttttatccCTTTATTATTTATAGGGCCCCATATTATTTGGATCCCCTTTTTTACCCACTATTTTTTCGGCTCCCACTTTTCGATCCACTATTTTTTGAGGCGAATGCTCAATTTGTTAAGGCGAATGGCCAATTTTTAACGGCTTGGCGAATTCGGCTAGCAAAAAAAGTTCCGTTAAATTCGGCTAGCAAAATAAATTCCGTTGATTTCTAGCCCCAGACAAAGCGGCAAAAAGCACGTGTGTGGTGTAAAaagaatttgcaaaaaaaacataaattgaaaaagtggagcaaaaattaaaaacacagtgttaataaaaattgtatataacGGTACTTTAAGGTGCTCTCTTggcccccacacacacacgggcATACACGCACAtgctcacacacatacgcagCACGCACTGGcaataagaaaagaaatcgCAAGCAAAAAACGCGGCCGCACCTACAGAAGTGGGCGTACGAAATCGGAAAATTTTGGaaataaaatcgaaaaataaaagaaatacataGATAATGGAGATTATATAGGAAAAGGGcagtgaaaaggaaaaaataaataaccatACACACCCACATACACTCCCTCACCGTTACAcacttacacatacacacatagacacTCACGCAAAAcagagaaggaaaaaaaggaacaacGAAGCAGAgaagcagcggcagcagccgAGAGAGAATGTGCGGGAGGAGAAGATTGAAAATAAACGTGTAGTAGAGAATTtttgaaacacacacacatacacatacacaaacacacacacgcgcacgcactcacacagacacacacctCCTACACTCCtattctctcactctctctattGCTCTCTGTCTATCTTATACGCCGCCtacactcacacaaacacagcgaagcacacatacacactcacacacattgACATATTCGTATTTATATGCGCGAAAAGTGTAagctttgttgttgctgctgctgctgcgccGCCCAGGAAGAAAGGACGTGGAGCAAATCTGCTGAGCTGAGGAGCAAATGGCAGTCCCTTTAAGCGGGCGCttttgagagagagagagagacatgtCGTAATGGCCAGAGAGGTAAGTGAGAGCCCAGCCAGAGCCGGCactaaaaaatattgaaatattttcaaatcaaTGTTAATTTTGATTCACTACTAGATATTTGGTTCCCACGTTAGACTTTCTCCGCGTAATGTGGGtggaaatatttttctaatttgcTTTGGAATTTGTGAAGATGAAAATCTAGAATGTAAACAAaagtgtagcatacttttttgtgcacttttgttttttcttgatgcAGTTTTTCTTCGTTTCTTTCCccattttgcttttgcttttgctttttctttgcttttgctttgcgGGTGAGTGAATAGCTTTGACCCAAATAACGGGGGGTAATAGTAATACAAATACGTCCCCCTTCCCCCGCAAAAAAAACGCCCACACCCACCATGCCGCTTCTTTTAgcgaacacacacactctcatcCTCCACACCCACTCAGATTCATGTATGTGTGaatgttgttgtcgttgtaactgttgttgcttgttgccATTTGATTGTTGTCTGTTGTTTcaaccaaacaaaaattccaaatATTTCTAGGTGTATGTAGGGAGAGGGTGAATGTGGGTGGTTTTTGgtacctacatacataggtagtctttgaatatgtaaataattataaaataaacaaaaatccGATTTGTTTTCCATTCTccacaaaaacaagaaaaaaacgaaaatctcGTTAACAAAAAGTCAAGAACATTTGACATAAATTGTGGGGGTTTGGGGAAGAGGCTACATGTGTCTGCTAGATATTCGCGTTTCTATGAGTTTAAATTTAACGGACATTTCACATCACGAATTTTtacacagagagaaaaaagttTTACTAAAAACTAATCCAATAATGCAATTTAAAACTTAAGAATTCTAAAAAAAGGTTGCCCAATCAATGCATTTTTGGGAAATGATAAGAGGATAATCTAATAAATGCCATGaataaaaaagtattttgagaTGTCTAGACCAACGACCAGTggaaaaaccagaaaaatGTCATATGCATACGAAAATCAACATCTAGGAGCATTTCAAAAGGGTTAGAGACAGGCAGTAGCTAAAAAACGTGTTCAAACGACcacattttcaaattttctgGAAATCCATTATGAAAATTAACAAAGTAAATATGCCAAAAACATACAACGAATGAAAATACGAAAACAATCCgtacaaatttgttttttctcccCAGACAGGAAACCAATTTGTGGAAAAATTGGAACCAAAATCCTAGTACACCACGATCTGCACAACGATCAGATATCTTTAAAATATACTGAAAATATGTCCCTTAGAGCCGGGGCTAATTCCATATTGATAGTTAGTGATTAACCTTAACTATAATTCTTCAATGCTCTTTAAAAAAATGACTCCTTGCAATTAGTTAAAATCTGTCGTTTGTACAAATATTGGTTTGAGTTGAATTGCATGTGAACTGAATTGAGGCAAATGTTGACAGCgtttaaacaaatgaaatgaaaacgaaaGCTGATTATGGATCCCAGATGGACCTAGGACTTGTGGAGCGTTTGAATCCTTTACAGTTTACAGTTTATACCGTATCATGAAGTGATGAAGCGATTCGATTTAGTGCTGCGCGCGCGTTTTGTTAGCTTTAGAGCGTGTATTTGTCCTCGTAGGATACGAGGAtacgttgtcgttgtcgtcgtcttcGTCCAGATTATATCACATCAACATCAATGCAAATGTAGGCCAAAGCACAAAAATGTTAACTGccaaagcagcagcagaagcagcagcagcagagagtgagagtgtTTTAATGAGAAGAAGAAAAGTGCAACAACTTTTGATGAAGGACTTTTGAAAACTAAacgattaattaaaaatgtgcaatttcaatttagaaaattaaataaaattagagAAACACTTTTGAAAAGGAAAACGAGTGAAAAAGAAACGTGTTGGCAAAGCTTTTTTTGGTggctaaacaaaaaattgcaacgtgcagcaaaaacaaagagagacagagagagagagcactTTCTCTGCAACTCTCTCTCGCAACACGCTGtcgatgttgctgctgctgcctagcccaaaaagcagcagcagcaggagttTCGTCCTTTCAGTCAACCAGTTAGCCAGCCAGCAGTAGCCAAGTAGGATgcacattttcatttttacgGGCTTCTTTATACGATTTGTGTGAATTTCTCGCTGGCATCGTTTTTTAAATAgtgaaatattaaatttttaactgGGTGTGACAATACCTCTCCAACaaccataataataataatgataaccgaaacgatttcaataaaaaatatcaacaatttaaacctaagctaaaaaaaaaaacctactaATATTTAAGGCCAAGTCATTTGATTAACactacaaaaaaagaaaataaaatcgTAGGTTTCACGACCATAAAATCACGGCAAAAAAAGGGACTGAAGGATAGTAAAGGAGcgaagagaagagaagagaagcgagagagagagagagtgagtcgAGAGGAGTGTCGAGGAGACGAGGCGAGGCAAAGGCAAGGCGCGTAGTAAAGTGAAAGTGCGAAGGTCAACTGAAGAGCTGGCGCTGGCGCTGGCTGCCTAACCTGACCTGCCCTAAACAAGAAACTGAAAAACGACGCGCcccaaaaaatattaaaaaaaaaaaaaaataagaagtcAAAACGAAAACGGAAAACGAAAGACAAAAGGAAGGAAATCCCTTAACAAAATTGAAGGATAAATTgataataattacaacatttaaaacaaaactaaaacgaatttctaaataaataaatgaaaacaaaaggCATTTAGacacattttttttagaaaaagttttttaacaaccacaacaacaaaaaggactttttgtttttttgataaGTTTATATAAcgtggcaaaaaaaaaaacaaaaaaacacaaaaccaaaaatattgtGAGTGTGCTTGTAAAAAGAATTGTGGCTAACAAAAAGTGCGACGAAACGACAGTGCGAAGACGACAGACGACGACACAGTGTGACAGCATGTGGTCAAACACCTTGTGTACTCTGGGAGTGACAAAACCTTTGTGCAACTGCCTTAGCATAAGACAAGTGgccgctgcagcagcagctgcggCACAGGTaacccagcagcagcagcagcagcagcagtcacAGGGTCCAGGCGGAGGTGGGCCCAATGTGGGCGGGTTGGGCAGTGGATCGGCAATTACGACAGGACCTACAGGCAATGGAATAACGGGGGTAGGCATAATAGATTTTACAATTCGTTTtgccagttttttttttcttttcttcctttttcaATTTTGCTGGCTTCATTTTGCTCattatctattttttttttcttcctttttttgaGCTCTCTTCGTTGTGCACTCGTTACTGGGTCACTGGAGcgccacacacaaacacacacacacacacactcacacagacacatacatacatacaaacacacactcatgTCCTTGCATGcatggttgttgtttttatttttgctgttgctttcaCTGCTAATACGCCTTTCTTTTGATCACCTACGACTACAAATAGAttgtgggagagagagagagagagagagagagagagagagagagagagagagagagagtgtgtgtgtgtgtgtgagagagagagaaggtgAGCAGTAGCGGATCCAAAATGGTGCTAAAGTTGGTCTTCAATTTTGCTCATTCAAACAGTTATTAATTGCTGATGGGTGTGCGAAAAGTTCGCCCCTCCCCCGCCTAGATCCGCTACTGCGGGGGAGGGCGAGGAGGAAAAAGTCGAGTAACCTTGACATTTGGTTATACAATTTTTAGGTGATGCTGATGGTGGTGGGCACAGGTGTCCACACCTAATTCGAAAGTTTCTTATCCAATTTTGTTCTTGTTTCTTCATGTTTCTTcattgcttcttcttcttctccttgCAGGAGTCTCGCGGCAAGAGACCACTGAAAATTTGGGATAGTTGGCGAAATGTGCGCAAGGGTGTTGTAGTTGGAACATTTGAAGAGCTCTTGGTACGCGGCAAGGATAAATTGGGGGTTCCGTCTTCAGAGCCAGTGCGCGTTGTTCTGGAGTGCGATGGAACCCAAATTGAGGATGGGGAATATTTTCGAACCCTGGCCAACAATACGGTCTTATTGCTGTTGAGGCAGGGCGAGCGTTGGTATCCCACCGGTGTGGATGTCATAAAAGCTGGTAAGTCCCCACCCCGCCCTCTACCCTTTGATTCTTGATTCTAATCttgattttgaatttgaatttcaaaGCCATCTCAGCTATACCAAAAATCGTCTGTGAGACGATTCATGCTTTGGAACTGCATGATGAGACACCATCGTGGAAGATTATGGATAACAAAGGGCGTGTCACAGTGGTTTTGCATTGGGATCAGCGACAAGGAGGCGGAGGCAGTAGTGGaggaggcggcggcggcggcggacTCCTCACCTCGGACAAGTATTCGCCATCAAAGAAGGGGCTATCGGCACAAAGTTCATTGGACAACAAATCTGTTTCATCACAATCCTCCACACAGCCACGATATGCCAGCCCACAAATAACGGTAATCAGTGACGATGGACCGGCTAGTATATACCATCCAGGTGGCGTTGTATTGCCACCTGGCGTTGTGATACCTGGCGGCAGTCGTCGCCTCTCCAAGCagggcggtggcggtggctcATTTGATGCTGTCCATGTGCATACGCCCGAATGTGCCCATCACGCCCACACACCCAGCCGGGCGGGCAGTCCGAGCACCACGGAATGCGATTTCCATTGCTGTGCCCTGCACGAGGAGGGACGCAAAATAGCCGTGCATAAGCACAGTGTGGCCACCTCACCCATACAGGATGGCGGCTGCAGTAGTCCCCAGCCAGTGGCGGCAACGGCGGCCTCAGCATCAGTATCATCATCGGTTATGGATCCTAGCAGCATGGGCAGCATGCAGCGCCGCTCTTCGGGGGCCAAGGGTCATGTGCGTTTCTTGGATATAGCACCGGAGCGCGATAGTTCCGAAAGTGAGACGGAGAATACAGTGATGGAAGATGATAagacaacaacagaaaagTTTCTGCTCCTTATCGATCAGCTGTCGGTGGATCAAAAGCGTCATCTTAGCATCAAGGACATCGGCATCATTTTGGAGCGCCTCAATTCGAAAATATTGGATGTGGAGCGCTTGGACCGGGAATCGGAATCGGATGATTGTTACAATTGGACGATAAAGGCGACAATACGCGGCGATGCGCTACGCGAACTGGGCGTCATCTACAATGGCAACTACTATGCCATTTCCGAGCATCCTGGCTACAAGGAGGAGCTCGAGGAGAATGGCGAAGAGGTCGAagaggaagaggaggaggatgaGGAAGATAGAATTTAaatcaataacaaaaaaacccaaaaaaaacacTAGAGAAAAGCATTTTACCCCAGATataataatgaatgaatgcagaAAAAAATGCAtcatacaacaaaaaacaaaaaaacaaaaaattaaatgaaggTTACAAACAAATTTAACGAATAACATGCAAGAAGCACATTGTACAATAGTTAAGTAagcccaacaaaaaaaaaaagaaaagaaacagcaacaacataaaattaaaaaacaaacaaattacaCAAGTTTTGTAGCATTTAGGGAACCAATGTTGAAGCGTGATGAACCGAAACCCCcccaaacagcagcagc
Coding sequences:
- the LOC6639791 gene encoding uncharacterized protein LOC6639791, with translation MAREESRGKRPLKIWDSWRNVRKGVVVGTFEELLVRGKDKLGVPSSEPVRVVLECDGTQIEDGEYFRTLANNTVLLLLRQGERWYPTGVDVIKAAISAIPKIVCETIHALELHDETPSWKIMDNKGRVTVVLHWDQRQGGGGSSGGGGGGGGLLTSDKYSPSKKGLSAQSSLDNKSVSSQSSTQPRYASPQITVISDDGPASIYHPGGVVLPPGVVIPGGSRRLSKQGGGGGSFDAVHVHTPECAHHAHTPSRAGSPSTTECDFHCCALHEEGRKIAVHKHSVATSPIQDGGCSSPQPVAATAASASVSSSVMDPSSMGSMQRRSSGAKGHVRFLDIAPERDSSESETENTVMEDDKTTTEKFLLLIDQLSVDQKRHLSIKDIGIILERLNSKILDVERLDRESESDDCYNWTIKATIRGDALRELGVIYNGNYYAISEHPGYKEELEENGEEVEEEEEEDEEDRI